One Aerococcus urinaeequi DNA segment encodes these proteins:
- a CDS encoding transporter substrate-binding domain-containing protein gives MKKLFKWVAFAAIALVLAACGNGSSEEASGDKVLRVGATGQSFPNSYQEDGELTGFDVEVLETIAANLGYTVEWTTGGFDGLVTQLNTGKLDTIANNFAQTEERAKVYQFSTPYAYAHTALGVLADSDIQSIEDLEGQTIGGVAGSNKVDIITKYIEENGLDIEIRTYENREGPELDLEKGQVQAYVQDYAIIQSSITLKDKPFRTLEETYSDDSVVFPFAQTDQGTELKEAFDAELEKLREDGTLAELSEKYYGEDITQE, from the coding sequence ATGAAGAAATTATTTAAATGGGTCGCATTTGCAGCTATCGCTTTGGTGCTAGCAGCTTGCGGTAATGGTAGCTCGGAGGAAGCATCCGGCGATAAAGTATTGCGTGTTGGGGCTACAGGTCAATCTTTCCCAAACTCTTACCAAGAAGACGGTGAGTTAACCGGGTTTGACGTTGAGGTATTGGAAACAATCGCAGCAAATTTAGGTTACACAGTTGAATGGACAACTGGTGGATTCGACGGTTTGGTAACACAATTGAATACGGGTAAATTAGATACTATTGCCAATAACTTTGCGCAAACTGAAGAACGTGCAAAAGTTTATCAATTCTCTACACCATATGCATACGCACATACAGCATTAGGTGTATTGGCTGATTCAGATATCCAATCAATTGAAGACTTAGAAGGTCAAACTATTGGTGGGGTTGCGGGTTCAAATAAAGTAGATATTATAACCAAATATATTGAAGAAAATGGTTTAGATATCGAAATCCGTACTTACGAAAACCGTGAAGGACCTGAATTAGATCTTGAAAAAGGTCAAGTCCAAGCCTATGTACAAGATTACGCGATTATCCAATCAAGTATCACATTAAAAGATAAACCATTCCGTACTTTAGAAGAAACATATTCAGATGACAGCGTGGTATTCCCCTTCGCACAAACTGATCAAGGTACTGAATTGAAAGAAGCTTTTGACGCAGAACTTGAAAAATTACGTGAAGATGGTACTTTAGCTGAATTATCAGAGAAATACTACGGCGAAGACATTACCCAAGAATAG
- a CDS encoding MmgE/PrpD family protein, translated as MNENLGIKWIKQLIEADPTTNEDAVREAKKGIQDYLAASFFANREAIPKQLNNGQPFTYCTSNSPIDKKQRITFASRHHALVNGFRAHYLDIDDTQPSMRGHASAVILSALFAVVHPNDDGQDVISAYIAGVEIGGRLGNLFNPDLYQKGWHATEFIGGFAATAALIKYLNLNESEATNAFSLVASQASGFRFQFGTDAKPLQAGIAARNAIEAVDWTLKGVQGSEDFLFGDRGLFEIFEIDQATGQEVLTASWDGDLQICKPGLWFKAYPFCSAAFRAADAAVTIFRTTGYEFLDIEQVTISFNPGRDAALVYTTPTTGLEGKFSAEYITYLGLKKGYYEPADFTTDPIDEGIQAELAKYRRIITPETDKGLSSTVKITFKDGLSVQEEVWYPTGSPENPLSNKMQFNKLSDSLQNKLLAENIQRDIQTLDQTKINTFLKHINGGNSWDHMH; from the coding sequence ATGAATGAAAACCTAGGGATCAAATGGATTAAACAATTGATCGAAGCAGACCCGACAACAAATGAAGATGCTGTCCGGGAAGCGAAAAAGGGCATTCAAGATTATCTTGCTGCCTCCTTTTTTGCGAATAGGGAAGCAATACCAAAGCAATTAAATAATGGCCAGCCTTTCACTTACTGCACGTCGAACAGCCCAATAGATAAAAAGCAAAGGATTACCTTTGCTTCTAGGCATCATGCCCTTGTTAACGGCTTTCGGGCCCATTACTTAGACATTGACGACACCCAACCGTCCATGCGGGGTCATGCTAGTGCAGTCATCCTTTCAGCCTTATTTGCGGTTGTCCATCCAAATGACGATGGTCAGGACGTCATCTCTGCCTACATTGCCGGCGTTGAAATTGGTGGACGGCTTGGGAACTTATTCAATCCAGACCTTTATCAAAAAGGCTGGCATGCAACTGAATTCATCGGCGGTTTTGCAGCAACAGCAGCCTTAATCAAATACTTGAACTTAAACGAAAGTGAAGCTACTAATGCTTTTTCACTCGTTGCCAGCCAGGCTTCAGGATTTCGCTTCCAGTTTGGAACAGACGCCAAACCGCTACAAGCAGGTATCGCAGCTAGAAATGCCATTGAAGCGGTAGATTGGACCTTAAAGGGTGTCCAAGGGTCAGAAGACTTTTTATTCGGTGACAGAGGTCTATTTGAAATTTTTGAAATTGACCAAGCGACTGGTCAGGAAGTCCTAACTGCATCATGGGATGGGGACTTACAGATATGCAAACCGGGCCTATGGTTTAAAGCCTACCCATTTTGTTCGGCAGCCTTTAGAGCGGCGGACGCAGCAGTGACTATTTTCCGAACAACAGGATACGAATTCTTAGATATTGAACAGGTGACGATTTCCTTTAACCCAGGCCGGGACGCAGCTTTAGTTTACACTACACCAACCACTGGACTTGAAGGCAAGTTTTCAGCAGAATATATTACTTATCTGGGCTTGAAAAAGGGCTACTATGAACCAGCTGACTTTACGACTGACCCAATCGATGAGGGTATTCAAGCCGAATTAGCTAAGTACAGGCGGATTATCACCCCCGAAACGGACAAGGGCTTATCTTCGACAGTGAAAATCACCTTTAAAGATGGTTTATCTGTCCAAGAAGAGGTATGGTATCCAACTGGGTCACCGGAAAATCCCCTATCTAACAAGATGCAATTTAATAAGCTTTCGGACAGCCTGCAAAATAAACTATTAGCTGAAAATATTCAGCGGGATATTCAAACACTGGATCAAACAAAAATCAACACATTTTTAAAACATATTAACGGAGGCAATTCATGGGATCACATGCACTAG
- the purB gene encoding adenylosuccinate lyase, whose protein sequence is MGSHALDLITIGNNFGTAEMRALWDDKARIQKQLDTEAALSQAEGQLGIIPVDAAAKIKEAANVDLYDIEDIAAESARLRHSLMGTINALERQSGEAGEFVHFGATTQDIVDTGMMLQLRDAYDIIERDVAIVLDLLAKLAKTHQDTVMIGRTHGMHALPTTFGFKVAVWVDEFIRHAERLKESRDRIFVGNMNGAVGTYASFGPKGSQLEAATMDILGLNTPNIGWQSARDRFSEFGNIAALISGTAGKIGNEFYNLMRTDIGEIEEPFSKGEIGSSTMPHKRNPALFEGLASLTPPVLKSVALLHESMGTEHERDAMHWRQEWVALPEIAIYLSGQLNTLKNVLDGLTVREDRMQANLNRQAGLIMSEKVMFELSDSLGKQTAHAKVYSLAMQSFEEGLDFGDVLKDDAEISANHQPEEIDQWLDPSAYTGLAHEKVDQVLAAYQAFKAGLADGK, encoded by the coding sequence ATGGGATCACATGCACTAGATTTAATCACAATCGGCAATAATTTTGGGACGGCAGAAATGCGCGCCTTATGGGACGATAAAGCCCGTATCCAAAAACAATTAGACACAGAAGCAGCCCTGTCTCAAGCAGAGGGTCAGTTGGGCATTATCCCAGTTGACGCTGCCGCTAAAATCAAAGAGGCAGCGAATGTCGACCTATATGATATTGAAGATATCGCTGCTGAATCGGCACGTTTACGTCATTCTTTAATGGGGACGATAAACGCCTTAGAACGCCAATCTGGTGAGGCGGGAGAATTTGTCCATTTTGGTGCTACCACCCAAGATATTGTGGATACAGGGATGATGTTACAATTGCGGGATGCCTATGACATTATCGAGCGCGATGTGGCGATTGTTTTAGACTTGTTAGCTAAACTAGCTAAAACCCATCAGGATACGGTTATGATTGGTCGAACACATGGTATGCATGCCTTACCAACAACTTTTGGCTTTAAGGTTGCTGTTTGGGTGGATGAATTCATCCGTCATGCAGAACGTTTAAAGGAATCTAGAGATCGAATTTTTGTTGGTAATATGAACGGGGCGGTTGGAACATATGCCTCATTTGGGCCTAAAGGTAGCCAGCTCGAAGCAGCGACTATGGACATTTTAGGTCTAAATACGCCTAATATCGGCTGGCAATCAGCTCGTGACCGTTTTTCAGAATTTGGTAATATTGCGGCATTAATTAGCGGAACTGCTGGTAAGATCGGGAATGAATTTTATAATTTAATGCGGACGGATATTGGAGAAATTGAGGAACCCTTTAGTAAGGGTGAGATTGGTTCTTCAACCATGCCACACAAACGAAACCCAGCTTTATTTGAAGGCCTAGCATCATTGACGCCGCCAGTTTTGAAATCGGTCGCCCTTTTGCATGAATCAATGGGTACTGAACATGAACGAGACGCTATGCATTGGCGCCAAGAGTGGGTGGCTTTACCTGAAATTGCTATCTACCTATCTGGTCAGTTAAATACCTTGAAAAATGTATTAGACGGTTTAACTGTACGGGAAGACCGGATGCAAGCCAACTTAAACCGGCAAGCTGGCTTAATTATGTCTGAAAAAGTCATGTTTGAATTATCTGACTCACTTGGTAAGCAAACTGCCCACGCTAAGGTTTATAGTTTAGCTATGCAATCATTTGAAGAGGGGCTTGACTTTGGGGACGTTTTAAAAGATGACGCTGAAATTTCTGCCAACCATCAACCTGAAGAAATTGACCAGTGGTTAGACCCGAGTGCTTATACAGGATTGGCCCACGAGAAAGTAGACCAAGTCCTAGCAGCTTACCAAGCCTTTAAGGCAGGTCTTGCTGATGGTAAATAA
- a CDS encoding GNAT family N-acetyltransferase, translating into MVNKDLTFRRLHMTDQPAYQDLIHSAYGSIDQSVISFEAASESQADNIHWLKSVPTFGLFNEDGDLVSGVSLRYPWGPEPGPKPYPHIGRLATHADFKGHGYARITFDYIEDYLRDELKCPVVTLGTADQLPWLVAMYERWGFVEFARKRLGNKKHITVYLQKNLI; encoded by the coding sequence ATGGTAAATAAGGATTTAACGTTTAGACGATTACATATGACGGACCAACCAGCTTATCAAGACTTGATTCACTCGGCTTACGGGTCGATTGACCAAAGTGTGATATCTTTTGAAGCGGCTAGTGAAAGCCAAGCGGATAATATCCACTGGTTGAAGAGTGTGCCAACATTTGGCCTCTTCAATGAAGACGGTGATTTGGTGTCAGGGGTGTCTTTACGATACCCTTGGGGGCCAGAACCGGGTCCTAAACCTTATCCTCATATCGGACGCTTGGCAACTCATGCGGATTTTAAGGGTCACGGCTATGCTAGGATCACATTTGATTATATAGAGGATTATTTACGTGATGAATTGAAATGCCCAGTGGTTACGCTAGGGACTGCTGATCAGTTGCCCTGGTTAGTTGCCATGTATGAGCGGTGGGGTTTTGTTGAATTCGCCCGAAAACGATTGGGCAATAAAAAGCACATCACTGTTTATTTACAAAAAAACCTTATATAA
- a CDS encoding amino acid ABC transporter permease: protein MDFPYMLEILPEVASYIPTTLVLAFVSMFFAVVIGLIVAFGRRSKNKIISNLSAAYISVFRGVPTVVQLFIIYFGLPQLFPSMSNLSAMSAAIIGLSFKEASYLAEIFRAALDSVDSGQIEAGLSVGMKPWKIYQTVVIPQAVVNAVPGTLNVFISLVKESSIVFTLGVTEVFASAKLIASSSMLYFETYVVVGFIYWVIIVIISWLQGKLERKIAVPYKRS, encoded by the coding sequence ATGGATTTTCCATACATGCTAGAAATCTTACCAGAAGTTGCTAGCTACATACCTACAACGCTTGTTCTAGCGTTTGTCTCTATGTTTTTCGCTGTGGTGATTGGGTTAATCGTAGCCTTTGGTCGCCGTAGCAAAAATAAAATTATCTCAAATTTATCAGCCGCATATATTTCTGTATTCCGCGGGGTACCAACCGTTGTGCAATTATTTATTATCTACTTTGGGCTCCCACAATTATTCCCGTCTATGTCTAACTTGTCTGCAATGAGTGCAGCGATTATCGGTTTATCTTTTAAAGAAGCCTCTTATTTAGCGGAAATCTTCCGTGCAGCTCTAGACTCTGTAGATAGCGGACAAATTGAAGCTGGTTTATCAGTAGGGATGAAACCTTGGAAAATTTACCAAACTGTAGTCATCCCACAAGCAGTTGTGAATGCTGTACCGGGTACTTTAAATGTCTTTATTTCTCTAGTTAAAGAATCGTCAATCGTCTTTACTTTAGGGGTAACCGAAGTCTTTGCTTCAGCGAAATTGATTGCTTCATCATCAATGCTGTATTTTGAAACCTATGTTGTAGTTGGTTTCATTTACTGGGTAATCATCGTGATCATTTCATGGTTACAAGGCAAACTAGAACGCAAGATAGCTGTTCCTTACAAACGCAGCTAG
- a CDS encoding amino acid ABC transporter ATP-binding protein: MITVEKLVKKFGDNTVLKGIDFQVNEGEVVAIIGPSGSGKSTFLRSLNLLESPESGTIVINGVKVIAPDIKKQDAFALRQQTAMVFQHYNLFRNKTALENVTLSLISNNVMKKDEAAEFGEKLLKQVGLSKQKDQYPVTLSGGQQQRVSIARALAVQPKAILLDEPTSALDPELVNEVLETIEHLAKGHTTLVIVTHEMNFARKVADRVVFMNDGVVVESGRPEEIFTNPKEERTKQFLKEYIGVNEYVI, translated from the coding sequence ATGATTACAGTTGAAAAATTAGTGAAAAAATTTGGCGATAACACCGTATTGAAGGGAATTGACTTTCAAGTGAATGAAGGGGAAGTTGTCGCAATTATCGGGCCGTCAGGTTCAGGAAAATCGACCTTTTTGCGGAGTTTAAACTTACTGGAATCACCAGAATCAGGAACCATTGTAATTAACGGGGTTAAAGTCATAGCACCGGATATCAAGAAGCAAGATGCCTTTGCCTTAAGACAGCAAACTGCCATGGTATTCCAACACTATAATTTGTTCAGAAATAAGACAGCTTTAGAGAACGTTACTTTATCGTTAATTTCAAATAATGTCATGAAAAAAGACGAAGCTGCTGAGTTTGGTGAAAAATTATTGAAACAAGTGGGCTTGTCAAAACAAAAAGACCAATACCCAGTGACTTTATCAGGTGGGCAACAACAACGCGTAAGTATCGCCCGGGCACTTGCTGTACAACCTAAAGCAATTCTACTAGATGAGCCAACGTCTGCCTTAGACCCAGAATTAGTGAATGAGGTGCTTGAAACCATCGAACACCTGGCAAAAGGGCACACAACACTAGTTATCGTGACGCACGAAATGAATTTTGCCCGCAAAGTGGCGGACCGGGTTGTCTTTATGAACGATGGTGTAGTTGTAGAATCAGGTCGTCCAGAAGAAATATTTACAAATCCCAAAGAAGAGAGAACTAAACAATTCTTGAAAGAGTATATTGGGGTTAATGAATACGTGATTTAG
- a CDS encoding nitroreductase family protein produces the protein MSDFKDLLTKRRSHYAIGANTDVTASDVTAALNEVIPTVPSAFNSQGVRVVVVSGEKNQQLWDLIKGVQTEVLDEGTLNYMTPIMDGAREAVGTILFFEDRDAVEAGIPGNPERRSVYKNHESANAQLTAWLALTELGLGANLQHFNIGYEQGFDAAIRELLDLPEAWELVAEMPFGSIEAPAAEKEVIAAEEQVILK, from the coding sequence ATGTCAGATTTTAAAGACTTATTAACTAAACGTCGTTCTCATTACGCTATCGGTGCTAACACTGATGTGACTGCTTCAGATGTAACTGCTGCTTTAAACGAAGTGATTCCAACTGTACCAAGTGCATTTAACTCACAAGGTGTACGTGTTGTTGTCGTTTCTGGTGAAAAAAACCAACAACTTTGGGACTTGATTAAAGGTGTACAAACAGAAGTATTAGACGAAGGTACATTAAACTACATGACACCAATCATGGATGGTGCGCGTGAAGCAGTTGGTACAATCTTATTCTTCGAAGACCGTGACGCTGTTGAAGCAGGTATCCCTGGTAACCCAGAACGTCGTTCAGTTTACAAAAATCACGAATCAGCAAATGCGCAATTAACAGCTTGGTTAGCATTAACTGAATTAGGTTTAGGTGCAAACTTACAACATTTCAACATTGGCTACGAGCAAGGATTTGACGCAGCAATTCGTGAATTGTTAGATTTACCTGAAGCTTGGGAACTAGTTGCTGAAATGCCATTCGGTTCAATTGAAGCACCTGCTGCAGAAAAAGAAGTTATTGCTGCTGAAGAACAAGTTATCTTAAAATAA
- a CDS encoding AraC family transcriptional regulator gives MTLNTYNEFDNNNFDLNIDHYGFESCPPNYAFGPSVRNNFVLHYIIEGSGQFTIYNKVTSLGAGDIFILPKDAVTYYQADGDQPWSYIWVGFSGSRAESILLQSSLMAKCFATSQKDSKILNQMYRLIAYADKKFTESNELEIIGELYKLLAFLIEEFPNQEAQESHNNHKKYMKQALKIIHSQYDTPLQVTTIAEKLNLNRSYLYKIFKEETGQSIKDYILMVKMKKSCDLLINSSLTISQIASSVGFTDPLAFSKAFKKTYQVSPLQFRKTNE, from the coding sequence ATGACTTTAAATACATACAATGAATTTGATAATAATAATTTTGATTTAAACATTGATCATTATGGGTTTGAATCCTGTCCCCCGAATTATGCTTTCGGTCCAAGCGTTCGTAATAACTTTGTACTACATTATATTATTGAAGGAAGTGGGCAATTCACCATATATAATAAGGTGACGTCATTAGGTGCTGGAGATATTTTTATCCTACCTAAAGATGCCGTCACTTACTATCAAGCAGATGGTGATCAGCCGTGGTCTTACATATGGGTTGGTTTTTCCGGATCGAGAGCGGAAAGCATTTTATTGCAATCTAGTCTTATGGCAAAATGTTTTGCCACAAGTCAAAAGGATTCAAAAATTTTGAATCAAATGTATCGTTTAATTGCCTATGCGGATAAAAAATTTACTGAAAGTAATGAATTAGAAATTATAGGTGAATTATATAAATTGTTGGCTTTCTTGATTGAAGAATTTCCAAACCAGGAAGCGCAGGAAAGTCATAACAACCACAAGAAGTATATGAAGCAAGCTTTGAAGATTATTCATAGTCAATATGATACCCCCCTACAAGTTACCACAATAGCTGAAAAATTAAATTTGAACCGCAGTTATCTTTATAAGATATTTAAGGAAGAAACAGGACAGTCAATAAAAGATTATATATTAATGGTCAAAATGAAGAAAAGTTGTGATTTGTTAATCAATTCCTCCTTGACCATTTCTCAAATTGCTAGTTCCGTGGGTTTTACTGATCCTTTAGCATTTAGTAAGGCATTTAAGAAAACTTATCAGGTTAGTCCCCTTCAATTCCGTAAAACCAATGAATGA
- a CDS encoding alpha-galactosidase, producing the protein MAHFITFDTETQVFHLRNASISYLLSVEEGGLLSHLYFGSRIENYHGQRKYPRIDRGFSGNLPDSIDRGYSPDTLLREYSGTGEGDYRIPAILVKQGNGSQATRFIYNRYEIITGKPKLEGLPSSYVDHDDEAETLVIWLVDARAGLELALSYTIYAERSVITRSVKLHNISNQTIMIDKIASMALDLPAQDFDLISLPGAHVNERHISRQSLTYGQTRLASRRGTSSHQMNNTMILAQRHTDEFHGEAYGFALVYSGNHALEIERDQIQQTRVVIGINEELFSWQLASGESFQTPEVIMVYANNGLNQMSQTFHGLIRDRVARGNHQHALRPILVNNWEATYFDFNEEKLRPIVDEAKQLGIEMFVLDDGWFGHRDNDDSSLGDWFVDKRKFPKGLRQFADYVHGQDLKFGLWFEPEMISEDSELLRKHPDYRLAVPGRTPYPSRQQFVLDIGRKEVRDNVIAQIEAILDEGYIDYIKWDMNRHISDIYSANLPAHKQGEVLHRYTLGLYEMLEHLTTKYPDILWEGCSGGGGRFDVGFAYYMPQSWTSDNTDAIARLNIQYGTSLFYPTSLMTSHVSAVPNHQTGRITPFDTRGDVAMSGVLGYELDLTQLSPAEKDLVKTQVAAYKEIRPLVQYGDFTRLESPFEGNETAWMFTNEDKSEILVFTFGVLNTAQASIHQVKLHGLQSDKIYENVASKEVFTGSELEWMGWYEAPMTEDFVSHRYHFKAMN; encoded by the coding sequence ATGGCTCATTTCATCACATTTGATACGGAAACACAGGTTTTTCACCTGAGAAATGCAAGTATTTCATATCTGTTAAGCGTTGAAGAAGGTGGCTTATTAAGTCATCTGTATTTCGGATCACGTATTGAAAACTATCATGGACAAAGAAAATACCCACGTATAGACCGTGGTTTTTCAGGTAATTTACCAGATAGTATAGATAGAGGCTATTCACCTGATACTTTGCTGAGAGAATATAGTGGCACTGGTGAAGGTGACTACCGTATTCCAGCAATATTAGTGAAACAAGGGAATGGTAGTCAAGCCACTCGATTCATATATAATCGCTACGAAATTATTACAGGCAAGCCCAAACTAGAGGGACTTCCGTCATCTTACGTAGACCATGATGATGAGGCTGAAACGTTAGTCATTTGGTTAGTTGATGCCCGTGCTGGTCTTGAATTAGCATTATCCTATACCATATATGCTGAACGTTCTGTCATAACGCGGTCAGTAAAATTACATAATATTTCCAATCAAACTATTATGATTGATAAAATCGCATCTATGGCACTCGATTTACCTGCGCAAGATTTTGATTTGATTTCCTTACCTGGAGCTCATGTCAATGAACGTCATATTAGCCGACAATCATTGACATATGGCCAAACACGTTTAGCAAGTCGTCGCGGCACCTCAAGTCATCAAATGAATAATACGATGATTTTGGCGCAAAGACATACCGACGAGTTTCATGGTGAAGCCTATGGTTTTGCGCTTGTATATTCAGGAAATCATGCGTTAGAAATTGAACGCGATCAGATTCAACAAACCCGTGTGGTGATTGGTATTAATGAAGAACTTTTTTCTTGGCAACTTGCATCCGGCGAAAGCTTCCAAACACCTGAAGTCATCATGGTGTATGCCAATAACGGTTTAAATCAAATGAGTCAAACATTCCACGGATTGATTCGTGACCGCGTGGCTCGAGGAAATCATCAACACGCACTTCGCCCAATCTTGGTGAATAATTGGGAAGCAACTTATTTTGATTTTAACGAGGAAAAATTGCGTCCAATCGTAGATGAAGCCAAGCAATTAGGTATTGAAATGTTCGTATTAGATGATGGTTGGTTTGGACACCGAGATAATGATGATAGTTCACTTGGAGATTGGTTCGTAGATAAACGGAAATTCCCTAAAGGATTACGTCAATTTGCCGATTATGTCCACGGTCAAGATTTAAAATTTGGCTTATGGTTTGAACCAGAAATGATTTCTGAAGATTCTGAATTATTACGTAAACATCCTGACTATCGTTTAGCAGTCCCAGGACGAACACCATACCCGAGTCGTCAACAATTTGTATTAGATATTGGCCGTAAAGAGGTTAGAGATAATGTCATCGCCCAAATTGAAGCCATTTTAGATGAAGGCTACATTGACTATATTAAATGGGATATGAACCGACATATTTCAGATATTTATTCGGCCAATTTACCTGCACATAAACAGGGTGAAGTCTTACATCGATATACTTTAGGTTTGTATGAAATGCTAGAACACTTAACAACAAAATACCCTGATATTTTATGGGAAGGTTGTTCAGGTGGTGGTGGTCGTTTTGATGTTGGTTTCGCATATTACATGCCTCAATCATGGACGAGTGATAATACAGATGCCATTGCACGGTTAAATATCCAATACGGGACATCCTTATTTTATCCAACTTCATTGATGACATCACATGTATCCGCAGTACCCAATCATCAAACAGGGCGTATTACACCGTTTGATACCCGCGGTGACGTAGCAATGAGTGGTGTATTGGGCTATGAGTTAGATTTAACGCAACTAAGTCCGGCAGAAAAAGACTTAGTCAAAACACAAGTCGCCGCTTATAAAGAGATCCGACCACTCGTACAATACGGTGATTTCACTCGTTTAGAAAGTCCTTTTGAAGGTAACGAAACGGCATGGATGTTTACCAATGAAGACAAATCTGAAATATTAGTTTTTACTTTTGGGGTATTGAATACAGCCCAAGCATCGATTCATCAAGTGAAATTACATGGACTTCAATCAGATAAAATCTATGAAAATGTGGCTAGTAAAGAAGTTTTTACGGGTAGCGAATTGGAGTGGATGGGATGGTATGAAGCGCCAATGACAGAAGATTTTGTTTCGCACCGTTATCATTTTAAAGCAATGAATTAG
- a CDS encoding extracellular solute-binding protein produces the protein MKTFKKLRYLVIATASVLALAACGNTEETSTNGKTVIEFFNQKKEMEGTIEEIIQDFEKLHPDIDVQMTSVPDAGTVLKTRMLSGDVPDVINLYPQNIDFQEWANAGYFYDMTGQDYLDNLKNQYADKYAINGKVYNVPLTANVSGIYYNKTKFEALGLKAPETWDEFVQLVDEIKAAGETPFSIAGTEGWTLNGYHQLSLITTTGSADAANEYLRYSQPNSISDDDILKADAAKLDLLADEGNQQANWKGASYNDAIVAFTSEDALMTTNGSWALAAMRQQEPTFEISTFAFPGEEPGQSATVGAGDFALSIAAETENLEAAETFVAYMTTPEPMQKYYDVDGSPVAVIGVEEDSDSPLKALNELAFTDKHYVWMAQHWTSEDDFFTATANYLMTQDIEALADELNAFFNPMKADLD, from the coding sequence ATGAAAACGTTTAAAAAGCTCCGTTATTTGGTTATTGCCACTGCCAGTGTGCTTGCGTTAGCTGCATGCGGTAATACTGAAGAAACAAGTACGAATGGCAAAACGGTCATTGAATTTTTTAATCAAAAGAAGGAGATGGAGGGTACTATAGAAGAAATTATTCAAGATTTTGAAAAATTACATCCGGATATAGATGTGCAAATGACGAGTGTACCGGATGCTGGTACTGTCTTAAAAACGAGAATGCTATCAGGTGACGTTCCAGATGTTATCAACTTATATCCACAAAATATTGACTTCCAAGAATGGGCAAATGCTGGTTACTTCTATGATATGACTGGTCAAGATTATCTAGATAATTTAAAAAATCAATACGCTGATAAATATGCCATTAACGGCAAGGTATACAATGTGCCCTTAACAGCGAATGTATCAGGCATATATTACAATAAGACAAAATTTGAAGCATTAGGGTTAAAAGCGCCTGAAACATGGGATGAATTTGTCCAACTAGTGGATGAAATCAAGGCAGCCGGTGAAACACCATTTTCTATCGCAGGGACAGAAGGTTGGACCTTGAATGGTTACCATCAATTATCTTTAATTACAACAACTGGCAGCGCCGATGCTGCAAATGAATACTTGCGATATTCACAACCAAACAGTATCTCAGATGATGATATCTTAAAAGCTGATGCTGCAAAACTAGATTTACTGGCTGATGAAGGCAATCAACAAGCTAATTGGAAAGGTGCCTCTTATAACGATGCCATTGTTGCATTTACATCTGAAGATGCTTTAATGACGACCAATGGATCATGGGCACTAGCAGCGATGCGACAACAAGAGCCTACTTTTGAAATTTCTACCTTTGCGTTCCCAGGTGAAGAGCCCGGACAAAGTGCTACTGTGGGAGCTGGTGATTTTGCCTTGTCTATCGCTGCAGAGACGGAAAATTTAGAAGCAGCAGAAACTTTTGTTGCCTACATGACAACGCCAGAGCCTATGCAGAAATATTATGACGTGGATGGTTCGCCAGTTGCCGTAATTGGGGTGGAAGAAGATAGTGATTCACCACTAAAAGCCTTAAATGAACTAGCCTTCACTGACAAACATTATGTATGGATGGCGCAACATTGGACGAGTGAAGATGATTTCTTCACCGCAACAGCCAACTACTTAATGACGCAAGATATAGAAGCTTTAGCGGATGAACTGAATGCCTTCTTCAATCCAATGAAAGCAGACCTAGACTAG